ATGTTGGGGGCGCTTTGCGCCCCATCGCGGATAAATCCGCTCCTACAATGGGATCGCATTTCCCTGTAGGAGCGGATTTATCCGCGATAGGGCCGCAAAGCGGCCCCCGGCAATATCAGGCATTACCCGAAAGCTTCAACCGCGCTGCCTGGGTAAAGTCCAGCATCCGGTTCAACGGTTTGATCGCCTTGGGCACCAACGCCGGGTCCACAAAAATCTCGTCCCCGCCATTACGCAAACAGTGCAGCACCCGCTCCAGGGTGTTCATCGCCATCCACGGGCAGTGCGCGCAACTGCGGCAAGCCGCACCGTTGCCAGCCGTCGGCGCTTCGACGAATTCCTTGTCCGGGCACAACTGCTGCATCTTGTAGAAGATGCCGCGGTCGGTGGCGACAATGAACGTCTTGTTCGGCAGGGTTTGCGCAGCCTTGATCAGCTGGCTGGTAGAGCCCACCGCATCGGCCAGCTCGATCACCGACTCTGGCGACTCAGGGTGCACCAGAATGGCCGCATCCGGGTACAGCGCCTTCATGTCGGCCAACTGGCGCGACTTGAACTCTTCGTGAACGATGCACGCGCCATCCCACAACAACATGTCGGCGCCGGTCTGCTTCTGAATGTAGCGACCCAGGTGCTGGTCCGGGCCCCAGATGATGGTTTCGCCGTTATCCATCAGGCTTTCGACGATTTCCAGCGCACAGCTGGAGGTTACCACCCAGTCGGCTCGGGCCTTCACGGCAGCGGAGGTGTTGGCATAGACCACCACGGTGCGCTCGGGGTGCTGGTCGCAGAAGGCCGAGAACTCTTCGACCGGGCAACCAAGGTCGAGCGAGCAGGTGGCCTCCAGCGTGGGCATCAGCACGCGCTTTTCAGGGGTGAGAATCTTGGCGGTCTCGCCCATGAAGCGCACGCCGGCAACGATGACGGTTTCGGCGGGGTGGTTCTTGCCGAAACGGGCCATTTCCAGCGAGTCGGACACACACCCGCCGGTTTCTTCAGCCAGGGCCTGGATAACCGGGTCGCAATAGTAATGGGCAACCAGCACGGCGTTCTGCGCCTTCAGCTCGGCAGCAATGGCCGCACGGTATTCGGCCTCCTGCTCAGCGGTCAGCGGGTTGGGCTGCTTGGCGTCAAGGTGGGCCTGAACCAACAGGCGTTCGGAAATCTGGGTCATGATCGCTGGACCTGCAGGCGCGCGCGCGCGTCAAATCGAGTGTATCACCCGGCCCTGGCAGATCGGCTAAGGGCGCCGGACGGCAGGCATGCCGCCACGGCCCTCTGCGGGCGCGGATTATTATCGGACGCCGAAGGCTACAGACAAACGAGGGAATTCTAAAGGGGTTTTTGCAGTGCCTGCGCCGGCCTCTTCGCGGGTAAACCCGCTCCCACAGGAGGCCGGTGCAGGTTCAATTCATCACCCCTGCGGCTGCATCGCCGCAAAATGCGCGGCCAGAATCATGGCAAACTCTTCAACGGTCATCTTCTTGCCGTTGAAGTCCACCATGCCATCGGCGTAGTGCA
The genomic region above belongs to Pseudomonas sp. PSKL.D1 and contains:
- the nadA gene encoding quinolinate synthase NadA yields the protein MTQISERLLVQAHLDAKQPNPLTAEQEAEYRAAIAAELKAQNAVLVAHYYCDPVIQALAEETGGCVSDSLEMARFGKNHPAETVIVAGVRFMGETAKILTPEKRVLMPTLEATCSLDLGCPVEEFSAFCDQHPERTVVVYANTSAAVKARADWVVTSSCALEIVESLMDNGETIIWGPDQHLGRYIQKQTGADMLLWDGACIVHEEFKSRQLADMKALYPDAAILVHPESPESVIELADAVGSTSQLIKAAQTLPNKTFIVATDRGIFYKMQQLCPDKEFVEAPTAGNGAACRSCAHCPWMAMNTLERVLHCLRNGGDEIFVDPALVPKAIKPLNRMLDFTQAARLKLSGNA